A segment of the Bombus huntii isolate Logan2020A chromosome 14, iyBomHunt1.1, whole genome shotgun sequence genome:
CAGTAAGTATTGGTTCTCactaatttaatatttgcttctaaacaataatttatagaattaaaaattccagGGATAAgttctataatataatatctaGTTCTGTTAAAAAGTCACTAATTATAAATCAGCATAATACTTTCGAACTTTTACGTTCGATTTTACCAATATCGTCTGAAATGGTACAATTTTTATCACCAGAACTTGAATATACTTTAAATGATTTGGAAATCCATCGACGCCCAAATGCGGCATCTTTTAGGTAAGAAAACCATGAAAAATGACTAATTTTGCAAACTATACACGAATTTTGATTCACTTTCAGATACTGCTGGAATCAACTTCGAAATCTTATGAAAAGCAATATGACAAATCACTAAtaagtttaaaaaatttattaataaatgtcTGAGAGTATCATAATGATACTTCCTTATTATGCTACGAATTGATTAGGTACATGTAAATTACACAAACGAATAATTGCATCTGTATACATAACTCTATGCAATTATACctcataaattatatttatttaaaaaataaggcataattttaaaatcatattggatagaaaattattgttatataaagatataccGTTATTATTAAACTATACGCAAGATCTATGATATAGATGAATAATATAGAGTATACGCaattaaaaaaggaaattatattttacgaagtatGTAGAAAAGAACACAatcactttttttattttcgatgtGAGTGCCTTGAACGATGGTGTTTTATTGATGTAGTAGTTGTACTACCGGGAGGCGATCGTCATCCAATTAATTCAAGGCGAGATACAGCGTTACGTACAGCGTTTCGCAAAGATTGTTCGACATTGCCAGTCAGTAACGATTCAAGTCTTTCAACGtaattatcaatattttgtaatgTTGCACCTTCGTTCGTAcctaatagtaaaaaatacaTAGTAATAGATGTATGGGGAAACATATCCTGTAGAGAAGATTATTATACAAGTTCAACCTGGTAGAGGTACTGAAGCAAAACAACTTGCTAATTGTGAACGAAGAGAATCCAAATGACGCTGTAAAGCTTGATTAGTCGTGTGTTGTTGGTTTGTTTCAGATTCTAAACGATTTACAGCTGCATACAAACTGTCTACGTGTCGTTGCAGCACCGCATTCTGAGCTTCATAATCTGATGTAGCTTTCCTTAATTGTCTTAATTCAGCTTCACATGCTACACATATAAAagttatgtaaataaaatttctatgtaCTTATAATACTTCTAAAACATCTATGACGATTTTAAGTTAATTATTTTGCATATGAAGagtaaatatcaaaatatttatcatgtacCTTTATTATGATCCAAAAATTCCTCTGTAAAAATAGGTATATCAAAACCTGTGAAGTCATTATCTTTATCTTGTTGAATATCctaataaaagattaaatGTTAACATTGATATGGTAAATTGAGACATAGTTGATAATTCagacaaaaatattatacattttgctctgaatttacatcagttccatttctttcctttttattttcttgtttttctgaAGATTGTTTTTCGCTGAATAATCGGTACGCTTCTGTCTGTTTATAATCACTAAATTCACGATTATATCGTTCTTTATCCTGCTCTGCTGCATCTAAATATTGCTGTTTTTGATCAGCAGGTAGAGTACTCCACTCTGAAGCAAGAAGTTTTGTGATTTCAGCAAATGATAGAGTAGGGTTTTCAGTCCTTACTTTTTCTCGTCGATCATTTAAAAATctgttataattaaatatatttttcatttttattatacatttttgaaTACTGAAAGAACACTGAAAGAATACCCAAAAGAACTATACCTGAAATAACCAGTTAAAGGTTGCTTAGGGGCAGTGGCATCTCTTGgaattttcttcctctttttagCTCTATTAGTTGTATTGGTAGTATTACTTGCAACAGCAGAAgctgtattattttttttaactccATTATCACATATCGAATCAGGTGTTTTATCTTCTCCGCTTCCAGGTGATTTGTCTAACAAATAAATTGttacaattaaataataatataaagaaatgttcttttattttaaatgaataGATTATCAGTCTAAATATACTCGTATGTTCCTCAGTTTCTCCATTGTAAATGGGTTGTTCTGATCCACCATTACTTTCAGGCACATCATTAATTAGTGCACTTTCactcattttttaataataaatgttttcACTTCGTTTTAATATGTTACTTATTTTAAACAAGACACATGACTGATTTTATTAAACTTAAagttataatttcattaacaccTGTCAAGTTACATGAAATATACTATTACTTTATAGAAGACATAAATTTAATGATTATGAGATATTATACTtactataattaatatatttttaaaggaCGTAACGAAAGAATGTGTGTAATAACAGTTTATTAGGTTAAACGATGCAAATATTAGTATGTTTATAACAATGAAACATGAAGAAAGCACTATAATAAATTCGGATCCGTATTATTttgttgtatatattttttaagaaggaattaatattttatgacaAAAACAGAATATTGATGAAAACACATAATCCTAAAACTTGGTTGGCATAAACACTAAAGtcaaattttcatgaaaacgATTCGAACGATACCAATTCAAAAGTCTAATTTTACCGCTGAATCAAAACACcaaatttttgtttgaaaACATGCCTTTAATGAACGAacacatttaatatttttaagcaaTGTCTACCGGTTAGCGCAATGTTTgataattatttgattttgttgtaatgtaatatttacttttatacaTTGCGTACGAtctaagaaaattaataacgtGGATTAATAATATGGAAGTACATGATAACTCAATTATTCTTCAAACTAGTACCAGGTAAAGTATTGTGTTAACATTtttaaagtatataaaattttttattttagataataatgagaaaatgatttttctaGTAATGTGACAGTGGCAGATTCGGTATGGAAATTCATTAATAGTCCTATAATTGCAATATTTTctgatttaaaaaatgcaacTGCCAAACAAATGCTTTGTTCTTTATTGGAGTCAATAATTAAAAGTTCAGCTACTCTGACAACAGTTTTAATTCCACCTTTCAGCAATGGAATGCAAAATGAAACGCTAAAATGTCAATATACTGGTATAACAATTATgactaataaataataataaggatACATTGACAAAACACAGTGAAGTAACATACCTTTAATTATAGCATTTACCACCTGGTTGTTTGGTGTTATGTTTCACCTAGTTGGAAATCCTTTAAGTAATGAAGTTCTTAGCAACAGCATAGAGATACAAGCTTGTATGCTTAGAATATTATCTAGACATCATATTACAATGTTTGAAACGATTAGTAatgaatatataaacattCTTCAaggtatgtattaaaaatggtATCATATATGCAACACCTAAtaatatcattaatttcagaaatatcagaattttacaaaatcaatgGAGAAGAACATACAATAGTATTGAACAAATTTCATACagaaaaagatattataaaaaatttggaTTTACAAGCATTTCCTGTTACAATAAAATACTGTGATATACCACAAGTGCAAACATCTATAATTaaagtaacaaatttttatttaattttcattaatgtattttatattgttataaagattgttatattttttcagaTTATAGAAAGGACAGGAGTTTCTGTTTGGAATCATAAAATACTCTCTgaaaaagtattaaatataatcatgATATCTGTTccaaatgtaaaatttatagcattaaatctttgtataaaattaatgaaattttcattactTAGTAAACAGGCAAGTATATTGTGTAGTAAgttaagatatatatatatatatatatatatatatatatatatatatatatcaataatTTGGAGTTAAACATTTTAAGGAACATGAAAATTTGATACTCTATGTTATTGAGATTATTAAGTTACTTCCTACGTGGTTAAACTTATATGAAGTATCAGAGAATCaattgaataaatttttatggGCATCTATTGAACTTATTCGGTCTTTATCAGTATCTTCAAACAGCATTGAACTCTGCTTTCAAATCATTGATTTTACAGttaatgaaatgaaatgtgagttaattatgtataaatatttttggcCCTCTCtttgtaatatgttataaattaaagatTCATGTTTAGGTCGAGATACTAATCTTAATGCTGTAGAAGAAATACAAAAAGTAGCGTGTAGCAAGATTCAGCAATATTTTATCATGAGACCAAGGATTTGTAGTCTTtctgaaacagaaaaatttatttcatattttgaatattgtCCGGTTTgtaacaattaaaattatgtGATGGTATATTCAATGCATAAACTACTATAGTATTTTAATGCAAAAAAATCATTTCAggattttattataatttttattcattgtGTACTTATTGATATCAAACACACAGTTAGTGCAAATGCTTCAGtgaataatatatgtaattcatggaatttattaaaaaaagagtTAATAACTGCAACACAAAAGGAAAGGTTTAAAACATCCATGTATATCTTAAAAGCCTCACATATTTTACAATCATGGTTGAAAGAACTACAGTTAACAACAAATTTGTATACACATGAGTTAGATTATGTTTTGAaggtattattaaaaaatctaaaTTCTGGGCTACATCAGcaaaaagatattattttcGAATGTCTAATATATATGATAGCACATAATGAATCAGATAAAGATTTAATTCAGAAAATATTAACATTAccatttatacaaaatattgaaattccTGTGGATATACTCAATAATCATGCAAAAGAAATTGCTAAATCTCTTAATACTGATACAATGTTAAAATGTCTTGAAGCTTTATGTGAACATGGTACTGGAATGGAACGATTAAAGCTATTAAATACATGTATAGTAGGTTACCAAACTGAGATAGCAGCAGGAGCAGTATTGTAAGTAATTCATGTCTGAAATCATAAAAGTAATGAAATAGATATGTTAAACCATGTAAATATTGATAGGAATAGTGTACTACTTTTAAAGAGTGAAGGAGTACAATTGGGAAGTATTTCAAGATATGTTCTTCAACCTGCATTACATTCAAAAGAACAGAAAGTTCATGAAATGCTTGTAATTGCATTGAGTAAAATATGCTGTTATTTGTCAAAATGTGGAAGTTTCAAAAGgtaatttgttatataatttattcattaatcaatgaaatgtttgataaaatatttttgttcacAGAGGATCTGATAATACAACATGGACATTAAAGTGCAAATATTGTAATGATATATCTGAAAACAATATAAATTCTAATGCTTATATCTTGGAAGAATACGATCATCTTCTTCGTCCATATTTCAGTTTAttatcttcaaattttgtttCAGTACGTTTGAAAATCTctgaaaatattctttctttttcaaatcACATTATGTCCTTTAACAATAACAAAGTAGCAAAAATGTGGTTTTTATATATAGAAGATGAAAATCCTGCTATCCGTTTCAATATTGCTACAGCAATAAAAAGACtattattgaataaaatagGCATCGTGTCAAAATTTACTATGACTATTGAAGATGATGTACCTGTTTGTTTAGACGAATTTGTTGGATCACTTATAAATACCATAGTACGAGCACTTATGAAAGCTTTAACAGATGCAAACCATGAGTTGCATGATACTTTACTTATTACTGCAAGAAATTGTGGATGGtatagtaaatatttaaaaatatttattttgtttaatatatataatttcctAACCATTTTCAATTTTAGTGTTCCATTGTTTATAATTGAAAGGcaaattttgaatatatttttaattactataTTGCACTCAACATCATCTTCAGCAGCAGTAGCTTTTGCAACTACCGCATATCATGATATTGCTAAATTCTTAAACGTTTCTCCAAAAGTTTTATACATTAgatataaaaaagattttctcaaggtatataaattttattaaaattagaggtataaaattatattttatcaggcaatagtatatttttccattttagcTCATAATACAATGTGCAGTTCATAACTTTATACATTATTCTTACAATATGGCTACATCTATACACCGTGTTGCAAAATGTATTGGTTACGAAGGATCACGCCAGTTACTATGCAAAGATGGACATTACGCAGTTTGTTTTTTACTTCCTTTTATTATTGATGTGCCGAATGCAAGAACTCTTTTGCATGACATAGCTGAATTAACCAGTATGGATGAGAAACAAAtgttaaaagaatattttcctgtatgtatattaataaggaaatgtatttattttgcTGTTGTTAATTATCactttaatttaaatatttgtttagtACATTTGCAGTTAtgcatttctgaatatgcctCTTGCTACTGCTACGGAATGTTTAAGATTAGTTTCGAAAATTACGCAGACGAATTTATCACTTTTAACAAGACAATCATTTATGgtaatgtatataatacaCAAACTGGACTACATTATCAATactcaattttaataatttcaataaatgtGGTTAATAGGGCATATttgaagaaataatattaaacttTCATGAGTCTCCTAAGAAAATAGTtggattattaaaaattatatctgATTATGATAGTAATGCAGATAAAAATTACGTTACACATAAAGGAATTGTAAGTTCATATCTTTAATTGTATCTTTTTACAAGAAAGAGTCAAATATACATGTGCAATATTTACAGGAATCTTATTTGAATTTACGTTTACACGGCATATTAGTTAATTTTGATATAAAGCTTGGATTAAAATCGGACGAACATACACAGCAGTCAGCACTTGCTTCATTAGCTGCACTAATGGAGTATATGGGTGCACAATATTTGACACCGCTGAGGTATAAGATTTTGGCGACACTACGAACTTCGCTAGGATTTAAAAGACCAGGATTTAGACCTCTTGTTTGTGATGCATGGAATGCATTTATTCATAAgtatgtaataaaaatcattatgTTCGCaaataacgaataatgaattgtctattaatttttcagtATAGCTATTAAAGAACTTGGTCCATTGTTACCAACGATATATGTTTCATTAATATcgttattaaatatgtatcgagaaaaaataattacaatgcTAATGTTCCTACTTATTAAATGTAATGAAGAATGTCCAGAACATATTGCAGAATTGTTTTTTATAGATGATATTGAAGTACCTGTTGAAATGTCAAGCATAATTAAAGCACGAATTTTACAAGCTaggtatataaaatatatttttttccaaatattaaatacttaaATAGTTTACTGTATTAacgtttgtataaattttagGCCTAAAGGATTTGAAGAGAATTTAAAATTATGGCTTAAACGAATTACGCATGAAACGGACGAAGTAATAATCAGAGCTTTGatgtatttacaaaaatttttaGCTGAAAATCGTAGTCAACTGAATGAAATGATTTTGAGTGAAACAAATATCCATCCATTGATTGTTGATGTGGGTTTGTtacttaaaataaaaaatatgttaatgATATATAGTAACtattatgatataaataacTTTTTAGTTATTATACACATTATTAATCGGATGTCAACATAAAGATGAATCTATCCGTCTATTATATGGCGAATGTTTAGGAGAATTAGGAGCTATTGAACCAAGTCTTCTCCCTCGTAGAATTATTTCTAGAGGTATACTGTacattaatttgttatttatttagtttttatattaatttcttttacattttagTTGACAGTAAATTTATTTCTGATATGAATGAAGAATTTGCTTGTGCTATACTTTTTGAGCATGTTCGGGCGTTTCAAATGCAGAAAAGTAGTCAGAGTATGGATTGTTTCTCACTTGCTATTCAAGTAAGTAATACATTATCTTATGGCCTTCTCTATGACAGAtacatttgtattttacaaatgtaaataattttaggAAATTTTAAGAACATATGATATTTCGCCCCAAGGGAAAAACAGTGAACTATGGAATAGTTTACCAGTGACTATGAAACAGATCATTACCCCATTTTTAACTTCACATTACAAGATTGCAACTATCAGTGATGACAAAACGTTTCCTCATCCTATTTATGGGTAAATACTTAATAAAAAAAGGGttataatattgaattattattcattatattcAATTAACTTATTTTTCAAACAGTTCTGAAGCTGGTTCCTCTGTAGAAAACTGGGCATATAATTGGTTTTGTAATATGTTTAGTAATATCCACGATGAATCTCttaataatgtattacgaGCATGTAAATTAGCACTCAAGcgtgatataaaaatattaacattttGTTTACCCCATGTTGTTGGTAagcatttttattaatattattttcgcaGTATGAGTCATTAACTATAATCTAaacatacattatattttactCATCAGCgtatataataacaaatagtACTACACAAGAGCACGCAAAAATACGAGAAGAAATATTAACAATTAtcgatgttagaaaaaaaccTACACTTGATCCTGAACTATCACGTCATAGACCTCTTAGACATGGACATAGAATAAAAGCAGATGATGCCAGAATTTCCGAAGAAACTAGGCGTACACGTTGTGCACaggtatgtatataaaaaatgatatttttactgctcaattaataatcttttttataattttcgaatAGATCATATTTTCAGTATTAGATCATTTGCAAAGATGGCTTTGGGAACAACGATTGGTTCGAAATCACAAGTATGAAGCTTTAAAGAGTGAGtcctttatatttaaattgttaacaataaaatataataattattaatgaatatatattttattgttgaaTCTAGACTTTTGTGAAACATTAAATGCATTAGTAGTGGCAGAAGGATGTTATCAATTTCAAGAATATCATAGAGCACTAATGTATTTAGAACAACACATGGCTTCTTCTAATAAGGGATTATCAGAAGCATTGGAGGGTGGATTACTTGCTGTAAGTATCAATATAAGGTTAAAAATAGTCCGTTTATTAGCtatatcttcttttttgtgtatatgtagaaaatatatgCACAACTGGATGAACCAGATGGCATATCTGGCATATTAGCTACACAG
Coding sequences within it:
- the LOC126873080 gene encoding serine/threonine-protein kinase atr; the protein is MEVHDNSIILQTSTSNVTVADSVWKFINSPIIAIFSDLKNATAKQMLCSLLESIIKSSATLTTVLIPPFSNGMQNETLKCQYTAFTTWLFGVMFHLVGNPLSNEVLSNSIEIQACMLRILSRHHITMFETISNEYINILQEISEFYKINGEEHTIVLNKFHTEKDIIKNLDLQAFPVTIKYCDIPQVQTSIIKIIERTGVSVWNHKILSEKVLNIIMISVPNVKFIALNLCIKLMKFSLLSKQEHENLILYVIEIIKLLPTWLNLYEVSENQLNKFLWASIELIRSLSVSSNSIELCFQIIDFTVNEMKCRDTNLNAVEEIQKVACSKIQQYFIMRPRICSLSETEKFISYFEYCPDFIIIFIHCVLIDIKHTVSANASVNNICNSWNLLKKELITATQKERFKTSMYILKASHILQSWLKELQLTTNLYTHELDYVLKVLLKNLNSGLHQQKDIIFECLIYMIAHNESDKDLIQKILTLPFIQNIEIPVDILNNHAKEIAKSLNTDTMLKCLEALCEHGTGMERLKLLNTCIVGYQTEIAAGAVLNSVLLLKSEGVQLGSISRYVLQPALHSKEQKVHEMLVIALSKICCYLSKCGSFKRGSDNTTWTLKCKYCNDISENNINSNAYILEEYDHLLRPYFSLLSSNFVSVRLKISENILSFSNHIMSFNNNKVAKMWFLYIEDENPAIRFNIATAIKRLLLNKIGIVSKFTMTIEDDVPVCLDEFVGSLINTIVRALMKALTDANHELHDTLLITARNCGCVPLFIIERQILNIFLITILHSTSSSAAVAFATTAYHDIAKFLNVSPKVLYIRYKKDFLKLIIQCAVHNFIHYSYNMATSIHRVAKCIGYEGSRQLLCKDGHYAVCFLLPFIIDVPNARTLLHDIAELTSMDEKQMLKEYFPYICSYAFLNMPLATATECLRLVSKITQTNLSLLTRQSFMGIFEEIILNFHESPKKIVGLLKIISDYDSNADKNYVTHKGIESYLNLRLHGILVNFDIKLGLKSDEHTQQSALASLAALMEYMGAQYLTPLRYKILATLRTSLGFKRPGFRPLVCDAWNAFIHNIAIKELGPLLPTIYVSLISLLNMYREKIITMLMFLLIKCNEECPEHIAELFFIDDIEVPVEMSSIIKARILQARPKGFEENLKLWLKRITHETDEVIIRALMYLQKFLAENRSQLNEMILSETNIHPLIVDLLYTLLIGCQHKDESIRLLYGECLGELGAIEPSLLPRRIISRVDSKFISDMNEEFACAILFEHVRAFQMQKSSQSMDCFSLAIQEILRTYDISPQGKNSELWNSLPVTMKQIITPFLTSHYKIATISDDKTFPHPIYGSEAGSSVENWAYNWFCNMFSNIHDESLNNVLRACKLALKRDIKILTFCLPHVVAYIITNSTTQEHAKIREEILTIIDVRKKPTLDPELSRHRPLRHGHRIKADDARISEETRRTRCAQIIFSVLDHLQRWLWEQRLVRNHKYEALKNFCETLNALVVAEGCYQFQEYHRALMYLEQHMASSNKGLSEALEGGLLAKIYAQLDEPDGISGILATQDHTPTVQQLVLAHEVNGQLQDAATCYERLAQKKTLKHTYLQGMIQCYLGLDQPFTAKHITEGVLSNRSELEPLMIEHEPFWRLAHFIRFDDTSQKNIKHILLEDLKKGIKPDLSSLKKNLVSLLEDASRPGAYQQSYSYIMKLHILNEFDKAVATMLTDMGKLPMIFEEWEKRGQLVRASRGVEFVLSMRRATLDLALQLQREIENKENSVLKQEIGKIWLKSAKIARKSGLHQQAYMYILSASDSCPPQQLYIEQAQLYWQKGCQEDAFITLKRCFSSCFRPAMHYKNLPTGESLEERKQCAKAKLLYAKYNDETVNVDTDANIINYKEAIEVWREWEKSLLFCAQYYESVIDRMSDEEKDSMGRDLQVHTMNYYGKSLQYGCKYIHQSMPRMLTIWLDFASRATSRSDSLNDGEQEKFRRDALLKMSKIMEVYHERLPIFMWLTAFSQLVSRICHPSLEVQKTICTILVKLIHAYPQHSLWMMASVINSSYPARQRRCQEILSHPKLKTPEMTKLITDFHKLWERLIELSNKAIPEGVMNTTVNLLSRNLPRLLSSKEFSPIMIPTTKFRQLHLPSKGMSLENYNAFSSNWIHISGIEDNVAVMPSLQRPRRITLKGSDGKDYLFMCKPKDDLRRDFRLMEFNDIVNKYLQNDPESRQRRLYIRTYSVVPLNEECGLVEWVPNLVGFRPIIISLYKERGIAISNRELRSILCSLKDPLEKKKKVFLQQLLPRHPSVLGDWFRLTFPDPYGWYEARTAYIRTTAVMSMVGYILGLGDRHGENILFDSKCGDCVHVDFNCLFNRGELFEWPERVPFRLTHNMVDAMGPLKIEGPFRRACEITMRVLRQQSSTLLSVLTPFVYDPLVSWNKNHISEGGEKTNEKAVEHIKNIEQRLKGLIRYHGKKLENIALNLSVEGQTNQLILEATNVDNLCQMYFGWGAYM
- the LOC126873098 gene encoding high mobility group protein 20A, with translation MSESALINDVPESNGGSEQPIYNGETEEHTNKSPGSGEDKTPDSICDNGVKKNNTASAVASNTTNTTNRAKKRKKIPRDATAPKQPLTGYFRFLNDRREKVRTENPTLSFAEITKLLASEWSTLPADQKQQYLDAAEQDKERYNREFSDYKQTEAYRLFSEKQSSEKQENKKERNGTDVNSEQNDIQQDKDNDFTGFDIPIFTEEFLDHNKACEAELRQLRKATSDYEAQNAVLQRHVDSLYAAVNRLESETNQQHTTNQALQRHLDSLRSQLASCFASVPLPGTNEGATLQNIDNYVERLESLLTGNVEQSLRNAVRNAVSRLELIG